Below is a window of Acidobacteriota bacterium DNA.
TCGAGAACCTGTCATCGGTTGAAGAATCTCCAAGATCTTAGCGGCTCGACGGACCGAAAATCAAGAGGTTACCAGCCTGGCGTAGGCTCTGTCCGCAATCAGACACAGCGCGGCCAGCAACAGGGCGGGGAACATCGGTTCGACTCCCAGTGGGTAGCCGCTGCTGGTGCGGGCGAGGATCCATGTGGTCGAAGCTACGGCTGCGCCAATCATCGCGATCACCGCGCCAGCCTCGCTCGGCTTCCAGGGAGAAGGCAGGTGGATGGCCAGGACCGGGAGGAGCAGGGTGGATGTCACCACCGACCCGATGTCGTGCCAGACCTGCACCGCGGAGGTGAAGATCGTTGCTCCAACGATTGCAAGGCCGGCCGACAGGATGAGGCCAAAACGAGTTCGTCGCCTGACCTCGAAGCCATCGCTCGCGGTCTTCGGGAAGTCGTGACCCACGGTTGTGGCCGCGATAAAGAGGTAGGAATCGAGGGTCGACATCATGGTGGCGAAGAGGGCGAGGATGAAAAATGCCGCCGCCCATGGAGACAGCACCAACGTGGCGAGTGAGGTGTATGCCGCCATCGGATCACTCAGGTCCGGCAGGAGCACACGTGCCGCGAGGCCCGAGAATACGGTCAGGAAGTCGAATACCATCCACATCGCGACAGACACAAGTACGCCAGTCCGGGCGATGCGAGGGCTGCGGGCGGCGAAGACGCGCTGATAGAACGAAGGCTCGACCACTGTCTGCAGCGCGATCAGGTACCAGACGAGAACGGTCTGCCACCCCAGTCCACCATCCCATGCGCGGTGGCTGGCGGGTAGCGAACTCCAGAGCTTCGAGATTCCACCTGTGTGTGCGAGCGCTGCCGGAAGCAGGATCAGGAAGCCGCCGTACATGAGGATGAGCTGCAGAGCGTCGGTGCGGACCACAGCCCGGAAGCCCGAGAGGGCAACGTAGAGGGCCGAGAACGTCGCGACGAGCACGACTGTGGTCAGGATCGGCCAAGCCGTGATCTGGGTCAGCAACGAGGCGACCATCAGGAGATAGGCCACCGGCACGGTCGAGGCGTAGACGGCCACCGCCCCCACCGTCGATGCCTTGCGGCCATAGGCGTCGACCAGAAGGTCCGGGATCGTGATGGCGCCGGAGTGTCGCAGCCGTCGTGCGAGCCAGAAGGCGAAGAGGATGGCAGCCAGGTAGTATGGGACACCGAAGACTATCCAGGTCGATATCCCGAAACGCCAGGCGTACTCGCCGATAGCGAGAATGCCGCCGTACCAGGTAGTAACAAGGGTGGCGACAAACGCCGGCAGGGTCAATCTGCGCCCGGCGAGCAGGTAGTCGACCCCGGTACCACCGCCGTGTCGTCCGGCGGACAGCACGAGTAACGCTCCCGCGTAGATCGCGACCAGGATCAGAGCCAGACCATTCACCCGGGAAGTCTAACGGGTCCTGAAAAGCCGTATGACTGCAACTCGCCTTCGGAAAGGGAACACAGAAATTTCGAATTTCGAATTCCGAACTCCGAATACCTGAAGTAGAGGCTGCGGTTATCATCTCGGTCCGCCCCGAACGAGGTTCCATCCTGTAACATTCCCCGTTCCAAGGTTTAATGAGGACCCCCTACCTCATGCGGTACACTTGATAGGGACCTTATTAGGGGGAACTATGCACATCAATGACATCCTCAAGGTGGCTGTGGAGCGCAAGGCATCGGACGTCCACATCAAAGTGGGCGCCCACCCGGTGCTGCGGATCGACGGCCGATTGCAGGTCTTGACCGAGTTTAAACGCATGATGCAGGAGGACACGATCGCGATGGCATTCTCGATGATGTCGTCCCGCCAGAAGGAGCGTTTCAAGCATCTGCTGGAAACCGACATCGCGTACTCGGTGCCGGGGATGGGTCGTTTCCGTTGCAACATTTTCCAGCAGCGGGGATCCGTCGGTCTGGTGCTGCGTTTGATTCCTG
It encodes the following:
- a CDS encoding sodium:solute symporter family protein; translation: MNGLALILVAIYAGALLVLSAGRHGGGTGVDYLLAGRRLTLPAFVATLVTTWYGGILAIGEYAWRFGISTWIVFGVPYYLAAILFAFWLARRLRHSGAITIPDLLVDAYGRKASTVGAVAVYASTVPVAYLLMVASLLTQITAWPILTTVVLVATFSALYVALSGFRAVVRTDALQLILMYGGFLILLPAALAHTGGISKLWSSLPASHRAWDGGLGWQTVLVWYLIALQTVVEPSFYQRVFAARSPRIARTGVLVSVAMWMVFDFLTVFSGLAARVLLPDLSDPMAAYTSLATLVLSPWAAAFFILALFATMMSTLDSYLFIAATTVGHDFPKTASDGFEVRRRTRFGLILSAGLAIVGATIFTSAVQVWHDIGSVVTSTLLLPVLAIHLPSPWKPSEAGAVIAMIGAAVASTTWILARTSSGYPLGVEPMFPALLLAALCLIADRAYARLVTS